The Solanum lycopersicum chromosome 9, SLM_r2.1 genome window below encodes:
- the LOC101251617 gene encoding inorganic phosphate transporter 1-4 isoform X1, translating to MHDFALYLFVLCLRIVKEGKMGGDMKVLNALDSAKTQWYHFTAIIIAGMGFFTDAYDLFCISLVTKLLGRIYYHVDGSSKPGSLPPNVSAAVNGVAFCGTLAGQLFFGWLGDKMGRKKVYGMTLMLMCICSIASGLSFSRDPKTVMATLCFFRFWLGFGIGGDYPLSATIMSEYANKKTRGAFIAAVFAMQGFGILAGGIFAIIISAAFEASFKAPPYQVDPLGSTVPQADYVWRIILMVGSLPALLTYYWRMKMPETARYTALVAKNVKQATADMEKVMQVDIGTEQKEPAAVSTVKSGNEFGLFTKKFLTRHGLHLLGTTSTWFLLDIAYYSQNLFQKDIFSAIGWIPAAKTMNAIEEVQKIARAQTLIALCSTVPGYWFTVFLIDRIGRFTIQLIGFTMMTVFMFALAIPYHHWTLPGNHIGFVVLYSLTFFFANFGPNATTFVVSAEIFPARLRSTCHGISAACGKVGAMVGAFGFLYLAQPQDKTKADAGYPAGIGVRNSLIVLGVVNLLGLFFTFLVPESKGKSLEEMSRENEDSTEEGADNKTVPV from the exons ATGCATGATTTTGCGTTGTATCTTTTTGTTTTGTGCTTAAGGATTgtg aaagaaggaaaaatggGTGGGGATATGAAGGTTTTGAACGCACTTGATTCAGCAAAAACGCAATGGTATCACTTCACGGCAATTATAATAGCTGGTATGGGATTTTTTACTGATGCCTATGATCTCTTCTGCATATCTCTAGTTACTAAGTTGCTTGGACGTATTTACTATCATGTTGATGGCTCTTCGAAGCCTGGTTCATTACCTCCTAATGTCTCCGCGGCTGTTAACGGTGTTGCTTTTTGTGGTACCCTTGCGGGGCAACTCTTCTTTGGATGGCTTGGTGACAAAATGGGACGAAAGAAAGTATATGGCATGACTCTTATGCTTATGTGTATCTGTTCTATTGCTTCCGGCCTTTCTTTCAGTAGGGATCCTAAGACTGTGATGGCTACCCTTTGTTTCTTTCGATTTTGGCTTGGTTTTGGAATTGGTGGTGATTACCCTCTTTCTGCTACTATTATGTCTGAATATGCTAACAAAAAGACTAGGGGTGCTTTCATTGCTGCTGTTTTCGCTATGCAAGGGTTTGGGATCCTGGCAGGTGGTATTTTTGCTATCATTATATCTGCTGCATTCGAGGCTAGTTTCAAGGCGCCACCCTATCAAGTGGATCCCCTTGGTTCAACGGTTCCTCAAGCAGATTATGTGTGGAGGATCATATTGATGGTTGGGTCACTTCCTGCTCTTCTCACTTACTACTGGAGGATGAAGATGCCTGAAACGGCTCGTTACACTGCTCTTGTAGCCAAGAATGTGAAGCAGGCTACTGCAGATATGGAAAAGGTTATGCAGGTTGACATTGGGACAGAGCAAAAAGAGCCTGCTGCTGTTTCTACTGTAAAGTCTGGCAATGAATTTGGATTGTTTACGAAAAAATTTCTTACCCGACATGGACTTCACTTGCTTGGCACAACTAGTACATGGTTTCTTCTTGATATTGCATACTACAGCCAAAACTTGTTCCAAAAGGATATATTCAGTGCTATTGGATGGATTCCTGCTGCCAAGACTATGAATGCAATTGAAGAGGTTCAAAAGATTGCAAGAGCCCAAACTCTTATCGCTCTCTGCAGTACAGTGCCTGGCTACTGGTTCACGGTTTTCCTCATTGATAGGATTGGCAGGTTTACCATTCAATTGATTGGTTTCACAATGATGACAGTGTTCATGTTTGCTCTAGCCATTCCTTACCACCACTGGACTCTCCCTGGCAACCATATCGGGTTTGTGGTTCTCTATTCACTAACCTTCTTCTTTGCCAACTTTGGACCCAACGCCACCACATTTGTCGTGTCTGCTGAGATTTTCCCTGCTAGATTACGGTCCACTTGCCATGGAATATCAGCTGCATGTGGTAAGGTAGGGGCAATGGTTGGTGCATTTGGATTCTTGTATTTGGCTCAACCACAAGACAAGACCAAGGCTGATGCAGGGTATCCTGCTGGAATTGGGGTGAGGAATTCACTCATTGTCCTTGGCGTAGTCAACCTTCTTGGattatttttcactttcttGGTTCCAGAATCGAAGGGGAAGTCACTGGAAGAGATGTCGAGGGAAAACGAAGACTCAACTGAGGAAGGAGCCGATAACAAGACTGTTCCTGTGTAA
- the LOC101251617 gene encoding inorganic phosphate transporter 1-4 isoform X2, which translates to MGGDMKVLNALDSAKTQWYHFTAIIIAGMGFFTDAYDLFCISLVTKLLGRIYYHVDGSSKPGSLPPNVSAAVNGVAFCGTLAGQLFFGWLGDKMGRKKVYGMTLMLMCICSIASGLSFSRDPKTVMATLCFFRFWLGFGIGGDYPLSATIMSEYANKKTRGAFIAAVFAMQGFGILAGGIFAIIISAAFEASFKAPPYQVDPLGSTVPQADYVWRIILMVGSLPALLTYYWRMKMPETARYTALVAKNVKQATADMEKVMQVDIGTEQKEPAAVSTVKSGNEFGLFTKKFLTRHGLHLLGTTSTWFLLDIAYYSQNLFQKDIFSAIGWIPAAKTMNAIEEVQKIARAQTLIALCSTVPGYWFTVFLIDRIGRFTIQLIGFTMMTVFMFALAIPYHHWTLPGNHIGFVVLYSLTFFFANFGPNATTFVVSAEIFPARLRSTCHGISAACGKVGAMVGAFGFLYLAQPQDKTKADAGYPAGIGVRNSLIVLGVVNLLGLFFTFLVPESKGKSLEEMSRENEDSTEEGADNKTVPV; encoded by the coding sequence atggGTGGGGATATGAAGGTTTTGAACGCACTTGATTCAGCAAAAACGCAATGGTATCACTTCACGGCAATTATAATAGCTGGTATGGGATTTTTTACTGATGCCTATGATCTCTTCTGCATATCTCTAGTTACTAAGTTGCTTGGACGTATTTACTATCATGTTGATGGCTCTTCGAAGCCTGGTTCATTACCTCCTAATGTCTCCGCGGCTGTTAACGGTGTTGCTTTTTGTGGTACCCTTGCGGGGCAACTCTTCTTTGGATGGCTTGGTGACAAAATGGGACGAAAGAAAGTATATGGCATGACTCTTATGCTTATGTGTATCTGTTCTATTGCTTCCGGCCTTTCTTTCAGTAGGGATCCTAAGACTGTGATGGCTACCCTTTGTTTCTTTCGATTTTGGCTTGGTTTTGGAATTGGTGGTGATTACCCTCTTTCTGCTACTATTATGTCTGAATATGCTAACAAAAAGACTAGGGGTGCTTTCATTGCTGCTGTTTTCGCTATGCAAGGGTTTGGGATCCTGGCAGGTGGTATTTTTGCTATCATTATATCTGCTGCATTCGAGGCTAGTTTCAAGGCGCCACCCTATCAAGTGGATCCCCTTGGTTCAACGGTTCCTCAAGCAGATTATGTGTGGAGGATCATATTGATGGTTGGGTCACTTCCTGCTCTTCTCACTTACTACTGGAGGATGAAGATGCCTGAAACGGCTCGTTACACTGCTCTTGTAGCCAAGAATGTGAAGCAGGCTACTGCAGATATGGAAAAGGTTATGCAGGTTGACATTGGGACAGAGCAAAAAGAGCCTGCTGCTGTTTCTACTGTAAAGTCTGGCAATGAATTTGGATTGTTTACGAAAAAATTTCTTACCCGACATGGACTTCACTTGCTTGGCACAACTAGTACATGGTTTCTTCTTGATATTGCATACTACAGCCAAAACTTGTTCCAAAAGGATATATTCAGTGCTATTGGATGGATTCCTGCTGCCAAGACTATGAATGCAATTGAAGAGGTTCAAAAGATTGCAAGAGCCCAAACTCTTATCGCTCTCTGCAGTACAGTGCCTGGCTACTGGTTCACGGTTTTCCTCATTGATAGGATTGGCAGGTTTACCATTCAATTGATTGGTTTCACAATGATGACAGTGTTCATGTTTGCTCTAGCCATTCCTTACCACCACTGGACTCTCCCTGGCAACCATATCGGGTTTGTGGTTCTCTATTCACTAACCTTCTTCTTTGCCAACTTTGGACCCAACGCCACCACATTTGTCGTGTCTGCTGAGATTTTCCCTGCTAGATTACGGTCCACTTGCCATGGAATATCAGCTGCATGTGGTAAGGTAGGGGCAATGGTTGGTGCATTTGGATTCTTGTATTTGGCTCAACCACAAGACAAGACCAAGGCTGATGCAGGGTATCCTGCTGGAATTGGGGTGAGGAATTCACTCATTGTCCTTGGCGTAGTCAACCTTCTTGGattatttttcactttcttGGTTCCAGAATCGAAGGGGAAGTCACTGGAAGAGATGTCGAGGGAAAACGAAGACTCAACTGAGGAAGGAGCCGATAACAAGACTGTTCCTGTGTAA